From Leptotrichia wadei, one genomic window encodes:
- a CDS encoding MalY/PatB family protein — protein sequence MSENYDFETLLSRKGQGSFKWEAMYREVPNLSDDIVPFSVADMELKIAPEIREGLKKYIDKAILGYTGATDKYYEAVISWMKRRHNFEVEKDWIVCTGGVVAALYTSVKAYLQEGEGVIIFTPVYYPFYNAIKSSNRKIVDCGLIETDGYYEIDFEKFEEFAKDENNKMLILCSPHNPVGRVWKREELEKIGKIALENNLIIISDEIHCDILMPGFKHTVLQTLSDELAEITVTCTAPTKSFNLAGIGVSNIIIKNKKLRKQFEAQMTKDGSHVFAALGFKACELAYNEAEEWFNQFLKLVDKNQKLVKQFFEEKFIGFKAPLIEGTYLQWLDFRDLGLKDEELKAFMTKKANAFFNEGYIFGKAGSGFERINLAVPTRYIEAVLERIYNAVKEKYPRFCK from the coding sequence ATGTCAGAAAATTACGATTTTGAAACACTTTTAAGCAGAAAAGGACAAGGTTCATTTAAATGGGAAGCAATGTACAGAGAAGTTCCTAATTTATCAGATGATATTGTTCCGTTTTCTGTGGCGGATATGGAGTTAAAGATTGCTCCTGAGATAAGAGAAGGATTGAAAAAATATATTGATAAGGCGATTTTAGGTTATACTGGAGCGACTGACAAATATTATGAAGCGGTTATTTCGTGGATGAAGAGAAGACATAATTTTGAAGTGGAAAAAGATTGGATTGTTTGCACGGGTGGTGTAGTTGCGGCACTTTATACGAGTGTGAAGGCTTATTTACAAGAAGGTGAGGGTGTAATTATTTTTACGCCAGTGTATTATCCTTTTTATAATGCGATTAAATCTTCTAATAGAAAAATTGTCGATTGTGGATTGATTGAAACTGACGGATATTATGAAATTGATTTTGAGAAGTTTGAAGAGTTTGCAAAAGATGAGAATAATAAAATGTTGATTTTGTGTAGTCCGCATAATCCAGTTGGAAGAGTTTGGAAAAGGGAAGAGCTTGAAAAGATAGGGAAAATTGCATTGGAGAATAATTTAATAATTATTTCTGATGAGATTCATTGTGATATTTTGATGCCTGGATTTAAGCATACTGTTTTGCAGACTTTATCGGATGAATTGGCAGAGATAACAGTTACTTGTACTGCACCTACTAAAAGTTTTAATTTGGCTGGAATTGGAGTTTCGAATATTATTATTAAAAATAAGAAATTGAGAAAACAGTTTGAGGCTCAAATGACGAAAGATGGTTCACATGTATTTGCAGCACTTGGATTTAAGGCTTGTGAGTTGGCGTATAATGAAGCAGAAGAATGGTTTAATCAGTTTTTGAAATTAGTGGATAAAAATCAAAAATTAGTAAAACAATTTTTTGAAGAAAAGTTTATTGGATTTAAAGCTCCATTAATTGAAGGAACTTATTTACAATGGCTTGATTTTAGGGATTTAGGATTGAAAGATGAAGAGTTAAAGGCATTTATGACAAAAAAGGCAAATGCGTTTTTTAATGAAGGATACATTTTTGGAAAAGCTGGTTCTGGATTTGAGAGAATTAATTTGGCGGTGCCTACGAGATATATTGAGGCAGTTTTAGAGAGAATTTATAATGCTGTTAAGGAAAAATATCCTAGATTTTGCAAGTAA
- a CDS encoding L,D-transpeptidase: MRKKINKIINSGKEKIKRKKIEIGMLALINTVVGFNVNAEPLNLPKEYSENITVKGYEKDVFDYDFNNDGTDEKVVVTYNMVDNLIGAVVSIYTNQGGKDILTYQITFDKKFDIMDLQAMQKMLDKVKEYYPEYSKNIQPNETRYITIYGDNKTNDIVFDKIKFNNHSPENTNNFLFIKKSSSMLDAPNGSAIANLGFSEKPEILFDMVSDAPNAQTKWYYTEFTKRITTNASKKVNKDKNGKVIAENPATIKGFIAGGEDNVSRRGFYWDKMISKIEIVNDFITKATKANEQLYIVTEYAPLSRDKPSKKDKFGNKNNQSIIGYTNSKKEGEIINIPDQTIFRIIGEENNMLKIETPFYGGPYFIEKKEDTYKKIENIKGEVNKFVAIDPSSQTEVLFQRNPETEKYEVVTYSYVTTGKDGWGSYETPHGAFLIAFTRPYMTFTRHAREGDKTLPGRSDLTIGGSAKYAVRFSGGGYMHGIPVGLNFKGSTLSTGTAQKIGTYKDSHKCVRHFDDQIGFIVKWINADSKIKDRDNTIPEEPVIAVVL; this comes from the coding sequence GTGAGAAAAAAAATAAATAAAATTATTAATTCTGGAAAAGAAAAGATAAAAAGAAAAAAAATAGAAATTGGAATGTTAGCTTTAATTAATACAGTCGTAGGATTTAATGTAAATGCAGAGCCATTAAACTTGCCTAAGGAATATTCTGAAAATATTACAGTAAAAGGGTATGAAAAAGATGTATTTGATTATGATTTTAACAATGATGGAACTGATGAAAAAGTTGTTGTGACTTATAATATGGTTGACAATTTAATTGGAGCCGTTGTTTCAATTTATACAAATCAAGGTGGAAAGGATATTTTGACATATCAGATAACTTTTGATAAAAAATTTGATATAATGGATCTTCAGGCTATGCAGAAAATGCTTGATAAAGTGAAGGAATATTATCCTGAATATTCTAAAAATATTCAGCCAAATGAAACTAGATATATTACAATTTATGGAGATAACAAAACAAATGACATTGTTTTTGATAAAATAAAATTTAATAACCATTCTCCTGAAAACACAAATAACTTTTTATTTATAAAAAAATCATCGAGTATGCTAGATGCTCCGAACGGAAGTGCAATAGCTAACTTGGGATTTAGCGAAAAACCTGAAATACTGTTTGATATGGTGTCAGATGCTCCAAATGCACAAACAAAATGGTATTATACTGAATTTACAAAAAGAATTACTACTAATGCAAGTAAAAAAGTTAATAAAGATAAAAATGGTAAAGTTATCGCAGAAAATCCAGCAACTATCAAAGGATTTATTGCAGGAGGAGAAGATAATGTTTCTAGAAGAGGCTTTTATTGGGACAAAATGATTAGTAAGATAGAAATTGTAAACGACTTTATTACTAAAGCCACAAAAGCTAATGAGCAATTGTATATTGTTACAGAGTATGCTCCTCTATCACGTGATAAGCCAAGTAAAAAGGATAAATTTGGAAATAAAAATAATCAAAGTATTATAGGTTATACAAATTCTAAGAAAGAAGGAGAAATAATTAATATCCCTGATCAGACAATTTTTAGAATAATCGGTGAAGAAAATAATATGTTAAAAATTGAAACACCATTCTATGGAGGACCTTATTTTATTGAGAAAAAGGAAGACACTTACAAAAAAATTGAAAATATAAAAGGTGAAGTAAATAAATTTGTTGCAATTGATCCAAGCAGCCAAACTGAAGTGCTTTTTCAAAGAAATCCTGAAACTGAAAAATATGAAGTTGTGACATATTCGTATGTAACAACAGGAAAAGATGGATGGGGTTCATATGAAACGCCACACGGAGCATTTTTAATAGCATTCACAAGACCATACATGACATTTACAAGACATGCAAGAGAAGGAGACAAAACTCTTCCTGGAAGATCTGATTTAACTATTGGAGGAAGTGCAAAATATGCTGTAAGATTCAGTGGTGGAGGTTATATGCACGGAATTCCTGTGGGACTTAATTTTAAAGGATCTACATTAAGCACGGGAACTGCTCAAAAAATTGGGACATACAAGGATTCTCATAAATGTGTACGGCACTTTGATGATCAAATTGGATTTATTGTCAAATGGATAAATGCAGACAGCAAAATTAAGGACAGGGATAATACAATACCTGAAGAACCTGTAATAGCAGTAGTTTTATAA
- a CDS encoding L,D-transpeptidase family protein, with protein sequence MTKKINLTKMKFLIAALVILSVMSINAFSAPKAKEIKKVETKKIEPKKAEWKQISLEPDLDGDGIKDKIDVDYAVEGNNVRLKFTPYIFGEKAKFVKGKSVEKVISKSEFEAKFDTFIKGFISEYPKKSGISAKPNTQAQTQAPNNKKPAETKVNEENKKPAVQNDASKNEKNIKNNTEPQKTTNMEKAQDSIIDKNKKEDDIKGNAKTETPKNTNPSKGSHSYIKEFSAQRPKNLTFNFQYDKHSPKDMDEFVFIKTATSIKKEPNSSSKTIKSASYSQKYKTTGIVGNKSDEWYEVFFDNQIGYIPKSAAEKREFDWNDMMNKVEKTNKFINEALSANKKLYVLDDYTPLGGGENGKRDKFGNRANQSEFGYLDKTFKDYINIPDRTIMVVDEQNDKYIKVKIDAYDNGIYYLKPSTGKYLKDAGITGEITRFIYVDRASQNEMVIEKTGDNWNVVTSSFVTTGKDSGSSFATPYGTFLIAYSKPVMQYTGSDNKTVVGDAKNAVRFSGGGYMHSIPSLFEPKNTREQRKAATAKKIGTYPESHKCIRHYDDQIKFIYDWLGNSTPGHKEGFRVPSVPTVMLVK encoded by the coding sequence ATGACAAAAAAAATAAATTTAACAAAAATGAAATTTTTAATAGCGGCATTAGTAATACTTTCTGTAATGTCAATTAATGCTTTTTCAGCACCAAAGGCAAAGGAAATAAAGAAAGTTGAAACGAAAAAGATAGAACCAAAAAAAGCAGAATGGAAGCAAATTTCTTTAGAACCTGATTTAGATGGAGACGGAATTAAAGATAAGATTGATGTAGATTATGCAGTAGAAGGAAACAATGTCCGTTTAAAGTTTACACCGTATATATTTGGCGAAAAGGCTAAGTTTGTAAAAGGAAAAAGTGTAGAAAAAGTAATAAGCAAATCTGAATTTGAAGCAAAATTTGATACTTTTATAAAAGGATTTATATCAGAGTATCCTAAAAAATCAGGAATTTCTGCGAAACCAAATACACAGGCTCAGACTCAAGCACCAAATAACAAAAAACCAGCAGAAACTAAAGTTAATGAAGAAAATAAAAAACCTGCTGTACAAAATGATGCTTCAAAAAATGAAAAAAATATAAAAAATAATACTGAGCCTCAAAAAACAACCAATATGGAAAAGGCTCAAGATTCTATAATTGACAAAAATAAAAAAGAAGATGATATAAAGGGGAATGCAAAAACAGAAACACCTAAAAATACAAATCCTTCAAAAGGATCTCATTCCTACATAAAGGAATTTTCAGCCCAAAGACCTAAAAATCTTACTTTTAATTTTCAATATGATAAACATTCTCCAAAAGATATGGATGAATTTGTTTTCATAAAAACTGCAACAAGCATAAAAAAAGAGCCAAATTCAAGCTCTAAAACAATAAAATCTGCATCATATTCCCAAAAATATAAAACTACAGGTATTGTAGGAAACAAGTCGGATGAATGGTATGAAGTATTTTTTGACAATCAGATTGGATATATTCCAAAATCTGCTGCTGAAAAAAGAGAATTTGACTGGAATGACATGATGAATAAAGTTGAAAAAACAAATAAATTCATAAATGAAGCGCTTTCAGCAAATAAAAAATTATATGTTTTGGATGACTATACTCCTCTTGGCGGCGGAGAAAATGGAAAGCGAGATAAATTTGGAAATCGTGCTAACCAAAGCGAATTTGGATATTTAGATAAAACTTTTAAAGATTATATAAATATTCCAGATAGAACCATTATGGTTGTTGATGAACAAAATGACAAATATATAAAAGTTAAAATAGATGCCTATGATAACGGTATTTATTATTTAAAGCCTTCTACAGGCAAGTATTTGAAAGATGCTGGAATTACAGGGGAAATAACTAGATTTATCTATGTTGACAGAGCCAGCCAGAATGAAATGGTTATTGAAAAAACTGGAGATAACTGGAATGTTGTAACTTCTTCATTTGTAACTACTGGAAAAGATAGCGGAAGCTCATTTGCCACTCCTTATGGGACATTCTTAATCGCCTATTCTAAACCAGTAATGCAATACACAGGTTCAGACAATAAAACTGTCGTTGGAGATGCAAAAAATGCAGTAAGATTTAGTGGTGGAGGTTATATGCACAGCATCCCATCATTATTTGAACCAAAAAATACAAGAGAACAAAGAAAAGCTGCAACAGCTAAAAAAATTGGAACTTATCCAGAATCACACAAATGCATAAGACATTATGATGATCAAATTAAATTTATCTATGACTGGTTAGGAAATTCTACACCAGGACATAAGGAAGGTTTCAGAGTTCCTAGTGTACCTACTGTAATGTTAGTTAAATAA
- the ilvC gene encoding ketol-acid reductoisomerase, which produces MAGNILGTTVYYDADCDLSKLEGKKITVLGYGSQGHAHSLNLKEGGFDVTVGLRKGSKSWDAATEAGFTVKETADAVKGADIVMILIPDELQAEVYAKDIAPNLKEGAYIAFGHGFNIHFKKIVPREDISVFMVAPKGPGHLVRRTFQEGSGVPCLVAVEKDPAGDAMEVAKAWASAIGGGRSGILETTFRQETETDLFGEQVVLCGGVVELMKVGFEVLTEAGYDPVNAYFECIHEMKLIVDLIYEGGLATMRNSISNTAEYGDYLTGPKIITPETKEAMRGVLKDIQSGKFANDFLADYKAGQPFLKEKRQEFANHGVEKVGAELRKLMPWIKK; this is translated from the coding sequence ATGGCAGGAAACATTTTAGGAACAACAGTTTATTATGACGCTGATTGCGATTTAAGTAAATTGGAAGGTAAAAAAATTACAGTTTTAGGGTATGGATCTCAAGGACATGCTCATTCATTAAACTTAAAAGAAGGTGGATTTGATGTAACTGTTGGACTTAGAAAAGGTTCTAAATCTTGGGATGCAGCTACAGAAGCTGGATTTACAGTTAAAGAAACTGCAGATGCTGTAAAAGGTGCAGATATAGTTATGATCTTAATTCCAGATGAATTACAAGCAGAAGTTTATGCAAAAGACATCGCACCAAACTTAAAAGAAGGAGCATATATTGCATTCGGACACGGATTTAACATTCACTTCAAAAAAATAGTTCCAAGAGAAGATATAAGTGTATTCATGGTTGCACCTAAAGGACCTGGACACTTAGTAAGAAGAACTTTCCAAGAAGGAAGTGGAGTACCTTGTTTAGTAGCAGTAGAAAAAGATCCAGCAGGAGATGCTATGGAAGTTGCTAAAGCTTGGGCATCAGCAATTGGTGGAGGAAGAAGTGGAATTCTTGAAACTACATTCAGACAAGAAACAGAAACTGACTTATTCGGAGAACAAGTAGTATTATGTGGTGGAGTTGTAGAACTTATGAAAGTTGGATTTGAAGTATTGACAGAAGCTGGATATGACCCAGTAAATGCTTACTTTGAATGTATTCACGAAATGAAACTTATCGTAGACTTAATTTACGAAGGTGGACTTGCAACAATGAGAAATTCAATTTCAAATACAGCTGAATACGGAGACTACTTAACTGGACCAAAAATTATTACGCCTGAAACTAAAGAAGCTATGAGAGGTGTTTTAAAAGATATTCAATCAGGAAAATTTGCCAATGACTTCTTAGCGGACTACAAAGCAGGACAACCATTCTTAAAAGAAAAAAGACAAGAATTTGCTAATCACGGCGTAGAAAAAGTTGGAGCAGAATTAAGAAAACTTATGCCTTGGATTAAAAAATAA
- a CDS encoding DMT family transporter: MDKSRKFMAVILALLAAIFYAINTPFSKILLNKISPTFMASFLYLGAGIGVGIMYLFHRKDEEKHEKLTKSDLPDTIGMIVLDIAAPIFLMIGINIGSASNASLLGNFEIVATTLIALLVFKEKVTSKLWIAIGFITISSIVLSFEGAESFKFSLGSLFVILATCCWGLENNCTRKLSDKSTYEIVTLKGFFSGGGSFIVALILGESIPEIRYISIALLLGFVAYGLSIFMYIRAQRDLGAAKTSAYYAVAPFVGTFLAFVVNGEKLTLLYFVGLIFMLIGSAFVVYDTMVKYHSHSHSHIIVHTHDGTTHTHVITHEHGHSHFISEERHEHNHEDYMNSEEHKLLHKKDKKIKNI; encoded by the coding sequence ATGGATAAAAGCAGAAAATTTATGGCAGTAATTTTAGCATTACTCGCAGCTATTTTTTATGCAATAAATACACCATTTTCTAAAATACTTTTGAATAAGATTTCGCCTACATTTATGGCATCTTTTCTATATCTGGGAGCAGGAATTGGTGTAGGTATTATGTACTTATTTCATAGAAAAGATGAGGAAAAGCATGAAAAATTAACTAAGTCAGATCTTCCAGATACTATTGGAATGATTGTTCTTGATATTGCGGCACCTATATTCCTGATGATTGGTATAAATATTGGTTCAGCTTCAAATGCTTCATTGCTTGGTAATTTTGAAATTGTAGCAACAACTCTTATTGCTCTTCTAGTATTTAAGGAAAAAGTAACATCAAAGTTATGGATTGCTATTGGTTTTATTACAATATCAAGTATAGTTCTTTCATTTGAAGGAGCTGAAAGTTTCAAATTTTCTTTAGGTTCATTATTTGTAATATTAGCAACTTGTTGTTGGGGACTTGAAAATAATTGTACTAGAAAACTTTCAGATAAAAGTACTTATGAAATTGTTACTTTAAAAGGATTTTTTTCTGGTGGTGGTTCGTTTATAGTTGCTCTTATTTTAGGAGAAAGTATTCCTGAAATTAGATATATATCAATTGCTTTGTTACTTGGATTTGTAGCATATGGACTTAGTATTTTTATGTATATCAGAGCACAAAGGGATTTAGGTGCTGCAAAAACTAGTGCATATTATGCTGTAGCTCCATTTGTAGGTACTTTCTTAGCGTTTGTAGTAAATGGAGAAAAACTTACTTTGCTGTACTTTGTTGGACTTATTTTTATGTTAATTGGAAGTGCATTTGTTGTATATGATACAATGGTTAAATATCATAGTCATAGCCATTCACACATAATAGTTCATACACATGATGGGACAACACATACACATGTTATTACTCATGAGCATGGTCATAGTCATTTTATATCAGAAGAAAGACACGAGCATAATCATGAAGACTACATGAATAGTGAAGAACATAAATTGTTACATAAAAAGGATAAAAAAATTAAAAATATATAA
- a CDS encoding ABC transporter ATP-binding protein yields the protein MICQVFWENNAKNELLHYENVTFRREGRKILKGIDWHVNKGENWALLGLNGSGKSTLLGMIPAYTFPTSGEVRVFGHKFGNYAWTKIRDRVGFVSSTLNNFLSTLNSQKLKDIVISGKFNSIGIYQEVTDEDRKKAEKIIEDFGITYIKDKYFATLSQGEQRRTLLARAFMNEPDLLILDEPCSGLDVKSREYLLSVLEKNSKNENAIPFIYVTHQIEEVIPAITHVTLLKDGKVFAKGRKKDILTDEVLSEMFEMPVKVVWENDRPWLIVK from the coding sequence ATGATTTGTCAGGTATTTTGGGAAAATAATGCAAAAAACGAATTGCTTCATTATGAAAATGTAACTTTCAGACGTGAAGGCAGAAAAATCCTGAAAGGAATCGACTGGCACGTAAATAAAGGCGAAAACTGGGCTTTGTTAGGATTAAATGGTTCTGGGAAATCGACTCTTTTGGGAATGATTCCAGCCTACACTTTTCCAACTTCAGGAGAAGTGCGAGTTTTCGGGCATAAATTTGGAAATTATGCTTGGACAAAAATTCGAGATAGAGTTGGTTTTGTGAGTTCTACTTTGAATAATTTTTTGAGTACTTTAAATTCACAAAAATTGAAGGATATTGTAATTTCTGGGAAATTTAATTCGATTGGAATTTATCAGGAAGTGACGGATGAAGATAGGAAAAAAGCTGAAAAAATAATTGAAGATTTTGGGATAACTTATATTAAAGATAAATATTTTGCAACATTGTCACAAGGTGAGCAAAGACGGACATTACTTGCACGGGCATTTATGAATGAGCCAGATTTATTGATTTTAGACGAACCTTGTTCAGGATTGGATGTAAAATCTCGAGAATATTTATTGTCTGTTTTGGAAAAAAATTCTAAAAATGAAAATGCGATTCCATTTATTTATGTGACACATCAAATCGAGGAAGTGATTCCAGCGATAACTCATGTGACACTTTTAAAGGATGGTAAAGTTTTTGCAAAAGGTAGAAAAAAAGACATTTTGACAGATGAAGTTTTATCGGAAATGTTTGAGATGCCAGTAAAAGTTGTTTGGGAAAATGATAGACCTTGGTTGATTGTGAAGTAA
- the leuB gene encoding 3-isopropylmalate dehydrogenase has translation MNYKIALLKGDGIGPEIVDEAVKVLDKIGEKFGHKFEYTQGYLGGESIDKYGIPYSEETAKICKESDSILLGSVGGPKWDNVEPDKRPEKGLLAIRKDLGVYTNLRPAVLFKQLKSASPLKDEIIGEGLDVMIVRELTGGIYFGPREYSDEKAVDTLPYTKGEIERIAKKAFEIAKLRGKKITSVDKHNVLDTSKLWRKTVNELAKDYPEVEVSHMYVDNAAMQLIANPRQFDVILTDNMFGDILSDEASMLTGSLGMLPSASLGDGKVGLYEPSHGSAPDIAGQNIANPIATILSAAMMLRYAFNLTKEADAIEKAIEEVLEDGFRTVDIYTDGMKKVGTAEMGTEIVNRI, from the coding sequence ATGAACTACAAAATTGCATTATTAAAAGGGGACGGAATTGGTCCAGAAATCGTTGATGAAGCGGTAAAAGTTTTGGATAAAATTGGAGAAAAATTTGGACATAAATTTGAGTATACGCAAGGGTATTTGGGAGGAGAATCTATTGATAAATATGGGATTCCTTATTCTGAAGAAACTGCGAAAATTTGTAAAGAAAGTGATTCGATTTTGTTGGGATCAGTTGGAGGGCCTAAATGGGATAATGTTGAGCCTGATAAAAGACCTGAAAAAGGACTTCTTGCGATAAGAAAAGACTTGGGAGTTTACACAAATTTAAGACCAGCGGTTTTGTTTAAACAATTAAAAAGTGCTAGTCCATTGAAGGATGAAATAATTGGAGAAGGGCTAGATGTAATGATAGTTAGAGAGCTTACAGGAGGAATTTATTTCGGTCCTAGAGAATATTCTGATGAAAAAGCTGTCGACACATTGCCATATACAAAAGGGGAAATTGAAAGAATCGCAAAAAAAGCATTTGAAATTGCAAAATTAAGAGGGAAAAAAATTACAAGTGTGGATAAACACAATGTTTTAGATACTTCAAAATTATGGAGAAAAACAGTAAATGAACTTGCAAAAGATTATCCAGAAGTGGAAGTTTCACACATGTATGTGGATAACGCTGCAATGCAATTAATTGCAAATCCAAGACAATTTGATGTAATTTTGACAGACAATATGTTTGGAGATATTTTATCAGATGAAGCTTCAATGCTTACAGGTTCTTTAGGAATGTTGCCATCAGCAAGTTTAGGAGACGGAAAAGTTGGACTTTATGAGCCAAGCCACGGTTCAGCACCAGACATTGCAGGACAAAATATAGCAAATCCAATTGCAACAATTTTATCAGCAGCAATGATGTTAAGATACGCATTTAACTTAACAAAAGAAGCAGATGCAATTGAAAAAGCAATTGAAGAAGTGTTGGAAGATGGATTCAGAACAGTTGATATTTATACTGATGGAATGAAAAAAGTTGGAACGGCTGAAATGGGAACTGAGATTGTGAATAGGATTTAG
- a CDS encoding toxin-antitoxin system YwqK family antitoxin codes for MLKKFIFLIMMLAVQLVFADINDIKELGKAMDDLSFEKSAVSGSKTAYKVGIAKYTFNRPYKSGEKQLEVHYLNGKREGEAKFYYQNGNLLAKGNYKDDKKDGVWEFFNNDGGKIVEVNYKNGLFDGVVTEYFENGQADTVSNYIQGRKEGEEKQYYMSGKLQSVGTYVNNKTEGKFVIYYPSGKIYMTSNFLNDKHNGEINYFYENGKPLLKGTLKNSEADGIWEFYDEKGNLKYKGEYKEIKPKFISEFEKNRQKILKKN; via the coding sequence ATGTTAAAAAAATTTATATTTTTGATAATGATGTTAGCAGTGCAATTAGTTTTTGCAGATATAAATGATATTAAAGAATTAGGAAAAGCAATGGATGATTTGTCATTTGAGAAATCGGCAGTAAGCGGTTCTAAAACAGCATATAAAGTAGGAATAGCAAAATATACTTTTAATAGACCGTATAAAAGTGGCGAAAAACAATTAGAAGTACATTATTTGAATGGAAAAAGAGAAGGGGAAGCGAAATTTTATTATCAAAATGGAAATTTGCTTGCAAAAGGTAATTATAAAGATGATAAAAAAGATGGGGTTTGGGAGTTTTTTAATAATGATGGTGGAAAAATTGTAGAAGTAAATTATAAAAATGGGCTTTTTGACGGAGTTGTAACAGAATATTTTGAAAACGGACAAGCAGATACGGTTTCAAATTATATTCAAGGAAGAAAAGAAGGTGAAGAAAAACAGTATTATATGTCTGGAAAATTACAGTCAGTTGGAACTTATGTAAATAATAAAACAGAAGGGAAATTTGTGATTTATTATCCTAGTGGGAAAATTTATATGACAAGTAATTTTTTGAACGATAAACATAATGGAGAAATTAATTATTTTTATGAAAATGGAAAACCTCTTTTGAAAGGAACTCTTAAAAATTCAGAAGCTGATGGAATTTGGGAATTTTATGACGAGAAAGGAAATTTAAAGTACAAAGGGGAATATAAAGAAATTAAACCGAAGTTTATTTCAGAATTTGAAAAAAATAGACAGAAAATTTTGAAAAAAAATTAA
- a CDS encoding OmpA family protein gives MKKIILFCQLLLLINLFSQDGNIKKFNGLKRNIFGYSMADFDFQGYYKKIKEFEEKIENGDVKAMNNLANFYAKNDQIEQAEMYYKMAIRNGSKKAEKNLKILEKFPLMSDPMVMDDLAWDIPMEDAKGEIKIAIRGFKENGKDLNEYERNRMKGIVRKIWNKLYESADLEFIGYNDNIENKKLSFERAKRLAELFRESGLKDEMRIVKVLGKGSENPVDSNDTIAERYNNRKVEIIVKNVVKKNFDLSLLNELKNQLDDE, from the coding sequence ATGAAAAAAATTATTTTATTTTGTCAGTTATTACTTTTGATAAATTTATTTTCTCAAGATGGAAATATCAAAAAATTTAACGGTTTAAAAAGAAACATCTTTGGATATTCAATGGCAGATTTTGATTTTCAAGGATATTATAAAAAAATTAAAGAATTTGAAGAAAAAATTGAAAATGGCGATGTAAAAGCAATGAATAATTTAGCAAATTTTTATGCTAAAAATGACCAAATTGAACAAGCTGAAATGTATTATAAAATGGCAATTCGAAATGGTTCTAAAAAAGCTGAAAAAAATTTGAAGATTTTGGAAAAATTTCCACTTATGAGTGATCCGATGGTTATGGACGATTTGGCTTGGGATATTCCAATGGAAGATGCTAAAGGTGAGATAAAAATTGCAATTAGAGGATTTAAAGAAAATGGTAAAGATTTAAATGAGTATGAACGAAATAGAATGAAAGGCATTGTTAGAAAAATTTGGAATAAACTTTATGAAAGTGCAGATTTAGAATTTATTGGATATAATGATAATATAGAAAATAAAAAATTATCATTTGAAAGGGCTAAAAGACTTGCAGAGTTATTTCGTGAAAGTGGATTGAAAGATGAAATGCGAATTGTAAAGGTTTTGGGAAAAGGGTCAGAAAATCCGGTGGATAGTAATGATACAATAGCAGAAAGATATAATAATAGAAAAGTTGAAATTATTGTAAAAAATGTAGTTAAAAAAAATTTTGATTTAAGTTTGCTTAATGAGCTAAAAAATCAATTGGATGATGAGTAA
- a CDS encoding type II toxin-antitoxin system YafQ family toxin: MKLTIKTTKRFDKDLKKLKKRKYDLKLLAKIINKLSDSEILPEKYRDHYLTGDYKGFRECHIQPDWLLIYKIEKNILVLTLSRTGTHSDLF; this comes from the coding sequence ATGAAATTGACAATAAAGACGACCAAAAGGTTTGATAAGGACTTGAAAAAACTAAAGAAAAGAAAATATGATTTGAAGTTATTAGCAAAGATTATTAATAAATTATCTGATAGTGAAATTTTGCCTGAAAAATATAGAGATCATTATCTTACTGGTGATTATAAAGGATTTAGAGAATGTCATATTCAACCTGATTGGCTCTTAATTTATAAAATTGAAAAAAATATCTTGGTTTTGACATTGTCGAGAACTGGGACACATTCGGATTTGTTTTGA